One genomic region from Aggregicoccus sp. 17bor-14 encodes:
- a CDS encoding ABC transporter permease, which produces MKTLLAKEVRRFLRVPGQTVLSPLISTSLYFVVFGYSLAGRVHEVDGHPYLPFIVPGLVFLGIANNAFLNSSSSLFITKIQGTVVDLLAAPLGPFELLFGFIGGGMVRGLMVGLLTWGVAALFTGVSLAHAPAVLFFLLLASYVFSMLGLLAAMWAEKFEQVNFFPTFVMLPLTFLGGVFYSVRELPSPWAQVSLFNPVVYMVEGLRYGMLGRSAFPPLLGGAILVALAVVATAVAYTLLRRGYKLKA; this is translated from the coding sequence ATGAAGACCCTCCTCGCGAAGGAGGTCCGCCGTTTCCTGCGGGTGCCGGGGCAGACCGTGCTCTCGCCCCTCATCAGCACCTCGCTCTACTTCGTCGTCTTCGGCTACAGCCTCGCGGGGCGCGTGCACGAGGTGGACGGGCACCCCTACCTGCCCTTCATCGTGCCGGGGCTCGTGTTCCTGGGCATCGCGAACAACGCCTTCCTCAACAGCTCCTCGAGCCTCTTCATCACGAAGATCCAGGGCACGGTGGTGGACCTGCTCGCCGCGCCCCTGGGCCCCTTCGAGCTGCTCTTCGGCTTCATCGGCGGCGGCATGGTGCGCGGGCTGATGGTGGGCCTGCTCACCTGGGGGGTGGCGGCGCTGTTCACCGGCGTGAGCCTCGCGCACGCGCCCGCGGTGCTCTTCTTCCTGCTGCTCGCCTCCTACGTGTTCAGCATGCTGGGGCTGCTCGCGGCCATGTGGGCCGAGAAGTTCGAGCAGGTGAACTTCTTTCCCACCTTCGTGATGCTGCCCCTCACCTTCCTGGGCGGCGTCTTCTACTCGGTGCGGGAGCTGCCCAGCCCCTGGGCCCAGGTGAGCCTCTTCAACCCGGTGGTCTACATGGTGGAAGGCCTGCGCTACGGCATGCTGGGGCGCAGCGCCTTCCCGCCGCTGCTGGGCGGGGCCATCCTCGTCGCGCTCGCGGTGGTGGCCACCGCGGTCGCGTACACGCTGCTGCGCCGCGGCTACAAGCTCAAGGCCTAG
- the ettA gene encoding energy-dependent translational throttle protein EttA translates to MAQNFIFTMQDLRKVKGGKDILKGIYLSFYPGAKIGVIGPNGSGKSTLLRIMAGVDTEFFGVAKPDPGAKVGYLAQEPQLDPSLDVKGNVELGLKHVRDLMNRFNALSEKFAEPMDDAQMEKLLAEQGKLQDAIDAANGWELDRTLEMAMDALRLPPGDADVTKLSGGEKRRVALCRILLEKPDLLLLDEPTNHLDAESVAWLEQALKEYKGTIVAITHDRYFLDNVAEWILELDRGEGVPWKGNYTSWMEQKQQRLALEEKTESARQKTLKRELEWVRASPKARQAKSKARVAQYEELLNQTQDKRDATGEVVIPPAPPLRGLVVEARDVKKGFGDRLLFENLNFRLPPGGIVGVIGPNGAGKTTLFKLITGVEKPDAGEFRVGDAVKLAYVDQSRDALEGDNSVFQEVSGGLDFIDLGKGGQIPSRAYLGGFNFKGQDQQKRVKDLSGGERNRVHLAKMLKSGGNLLLLDEPTNDLDVETLRSLEDALLGFAGCAVVISHDRWFLDRIATHILAFEGDSRVFFFEGNYQDYEADKKKRLGPESVQPHRIRYRPLTRA, encoded by the coding sequence ATGGCCCAGAACTTCATCTTCACCATGCAGGACCTGCGCAAGGTCAAGGGCGGCAAGGACATCCTCAAGGGGATCTACCTGTCCTTCTACCCGGGCGCGAAGATCGGCGTCATCGGCCCCAACGGCTCGGGCAAGTCCACCCTGCTGCGCATCATGGCCGGCGTGGACACCGAGTTCTTCGGCGTGGCCAAGCCGGACCCGGGCGCCAAGGTGGGCTACCTCGCGCAGGAGCCGCAGCTGGACCCCTCGCTGGACGTGAAGGGCAACGTGGAGCTGGGCCTCAAGCACGTGCGCGACCTGATGAACCGCTTCAACGCGCTCTCCGAGAAGTTCGCCGAGCCGATGGACGACGCGCAGATGGAGAAGCTGCTCGCCGAGCAGGGCAAGCTGCAGGACGCCATCGACGCGGCGAACGGCTGGGAGCTGGACCGCACCCTGGAGATGGCCATGGACGCGCTGCGCCTGCCCCCGGGAGACGCGGACGTGACCAAGCTGTCGGGCGGCGAGAAGCGCCGCGTGGCGCTGTGCCGCATCCTGCTCGAGAAGCCGGACCTGCTCCTGCTCGACGAGCCCACCAACCACCTGGACGCCGAGAGCGTCGCGTGGCTCGAGCAGGCGCTCAAGGAGTACAAGGGCACCATCGTGGCCATCACCCACGACCGCTACTTCCTCGACAACGTGGCCGAGTGGATCCTCGAGCTGGACCGCGGCGAGGGCGTGCCCTGGAAGGGCAACTACACCAGCTGGATGGAGCAGAAGCAGCAGCGGCTCGCGCTGGAGGAGAAGACCGAGAGCGCCCGCCAGAAGACCCTCAAGCGCGAGCTCGAGTGGGTGCGCGCGAGCCCCAAGGCGCGCCAGGCGAAGAGCAAGGCGCGCGTGGCGCAGTACGAGGAGCTGCTCAACCAGACCCAGGACAAGCGCGACGCCACGGGCGAGGTGGTCATCCCGCCCGCCCCGCCGCTGCGCGGCCTGGTGGTCGAGGCGCGCGACGTGAAGAAGGGCTTCGGCGACCGGCTCCTCTTCGAGAACCTCAACTTCCGCCTCCCGCCCGGCGGCATCGTGGGCGTCATCGGGCCCAACGGCGCCGGCAAGACCACGCTGTTCAAGCTCATCACCGGCGTGGAGAAGCCGGACGCGGGCGAGTTCCGCGTGGGCGATGCCGTGAAGCTCGCCTACGTGGACCAGAGCCGCGACGCGCTCGAGGGCGACAACAGCGTGTTCCAGGAGGTGAGCGGCGGCCTGGACTTCATCGACCTGGGCAAGGGCGGGCAGATCCCCAGCCGCGCGTACCTGGGCGGCTTCAACTTCAAGGGCCAGGACCAGCAGAAGCGCGTGAAGGACCTGTCCGGCGGCGAGCGCAACCGCGTGCACCTGGCCAAGATGCTCAAGAGCGGCGGAAATCTCCTCCTGCTCGACGAGCCCACCAACGACCTGGACGTGGAGACGCTGCGCAGCCTCGAGGACGCGCTGCTCGGCTTCGCCGGCTGCGCGGTGGTCATCAGCCACGACCGCTGGTTCCTCGACCGCATCGCCACCCACATCCTCGCGTTCGAGGGCGACAGCCGGGTCTTCTTCTTCGAGGGCAACTACCAGGACTACGAGGCGGACAAGAAGAAGCGCCTCGGCCCCGAGAGCGTGCAGCCGCACCGCATCCGCTACCGCCCCCTCACCCGCGCGTAG
- a CDS encoding ABC transporter ATP-binding protein, producing MSSAPVTPALEISGLSKRYGKFTALQDLSLTIAPGEIFALLGPNGAGKTTMIGSVCGLVKKTTGTIRVFGHDLDQDPVRPRYEVGLVPQEINFDPFFTVKESLQIQLGYYGRPRDDARVTEVLTALNLQSKADAITRQLSGGMKRRLLISKALVHRPRLVFLDEPTAGVDVELRRDLWTYVRKLASEGTTIVLTTHYLEEAEELADRVGVINEGRLLLVEEKTALLRRMGEKRLVVQLSSALPTLPEAAARVGATLAPDGRTLTYVERSGGAPAGELLRALYAAGVPVADVETRHSRLEDVMLEVLRGRPAA from the coding sequence ATGTCCTCCGCCCCCGTCACGCCCGCCCTCGAGATCTCCGGCCTCTCCAAGCGCTACGGCAAGTTCACTGCGCTGCAGGACCTGTCGCTCACCATCGCGCCGGGGGAGATCTTCGCCCTGCTCGGCCCCAACGGCGCGGGCAAGACCACGATGATCGGCAGCGTGTGCGGGCTGGTGAAGAAGACCACCGGCACCATCCGCGTCTTCGGCCACGACCTGGACCAGGACCCGGTGCGCCCGCGCTACGAGGTGGGGCTGGTGCCGCAGGAGATCAACTTCGACCCCTTCTTCACGGTGAAGGAGAGCCTGCAGATCCAGCTCGGCTACTACGGCCGCCCGCGCGACGACGCGCGCGTGACCGAGGTGCTCACCGCGCTCAACCTCCAGTCCAAGGCGGACGCCATCACGCGCCAGCTGTCCGGCGGCATGAAGCGACGCCTGCTCATCTCGAAGGCGCTGGTGCACCGCCCGCGCCTCGTCTTCCTCGACGAGCCTACCGCGGGCGTGGACGTGGAGCTGCGCCGCGACCTGTGGACCTACGTGCGCAAGCTCGCGAGCGAGGGCACCACCATCGTGCTCACCACGCACTACCTCGAGGAGGCCGAGGAGCTCGCGGACCGCGTGGGCGTGATCAACGAGGGCCGCCTGCTGCTGGTGGAGGAGAAGACCGCGCTGCTGCGCCGCATGGGCGAGAAGCGCCTGGTGGTGCAGCTCTCCTCCGCCCTGCCCACGCTTCCCGAGGCGGCGGCACGCGTGGGCGCCACGCTGGCCCCGGACGGGCGCACGCTGACCTACGTCGAGCGCAGCGGCGGCGCTCCGGCGGGCGAGCTGCTGCGCGCGCTGTATGCCGCAGGCGTCCCCGTGGCGGACGTGGAGACACGACACTCGCGGCTCGAGGATGTGATGCTCGAGGTGCTGCGCGGCCGTCCCGCCGCGTAG
- a CDS encoding aldo/keto reductase, whose translation MAAQRTVRLGATGPEVFPLGLGCMGMSGMYGAADEAESVRTIHAALDRGVTLLDTGDFYGMGHNELLVGRALREAGRRERVQLSVKFGALRSPDGGWGGYDARPAAVKNFCAYSLKRLGVDVIDIYRPARLDAAVPIEDTVGAIADLVKAGYVRHIGLSEVGAETVRRAARVHPIVDLQIEYSLATRGPEADIFPCLRELGMSATLYGVLSRGLLTGSKPQAKGDFRAFLPRFSGEAGARNQQLVERLARFAGERGMTSGQLAIAYVLARQPGFVPVVGARKVAQLEDALGALERPLSPEDVAALERLGALEGSRYGAQQMRDLDSERGGGARP comes from the coding sequence ATGGCAGCGCAGCGCACGGTGAGGCTGGGAGCGACGGGGCCCGAGGTGTTCCCCCTGGGGCTCGGGTGCATGGGGATGAGCGGGATGTACGGCGCGGCGGACGAGGCGGAGAGCGTGCGCACGATCCACGCCGCCCTCGACCGGGGCGTCACCCTGCTGGACACCGGGGACTTCTACGGCATGGGGCACAACGAGCTGCTGGTGGGCCGTGCCCTCAGGGAAGCCGGCCGCCGCGAGCGGGTGCAGCTCTCCGTGAAGTTCGGCGCGCTGCGCAGCCCGGACGGGGGTTGGGGCGGCTACGACGCGCGCCCCGCGGCGGTGAAGAACTTCTGCGCCTACAGCCTCAAGCGCCTCGGCGTGGACGTCATCGACATCTACCGCCCCGCGCGCCTGGATGCAGCGGTGCCCATCGAGGACACGGTGGGCGCCATCGCGGACCTGGTGAAGGCGGGCTACGTGCGCCACATCGGCCTGTCCGAGGTGGGCGCGGAGACGGTGCGGCGCGCCGCGCGCGTGCACCCCATCGTCGATCTTCAGATCGAGTACTCGCTCGCGACCCGCGGGCCGGAGGCGGACATCTTCCCCTGCCTGCGCGAGCTGGGGATGAGCGCCACGCTCTACGGGGTGCTCTCGCGCGGGCTGCTCACCGGGAGCAAGCCCCAGGCGAAGGGGGACTTCCGCGCGTTCCTGCCGCGCTTCAGCGGCGAGGCGGGGGCGAGGAACCAGCAGCTCGTGGAGCGGCTCGCGCGCTTCGCCGGGGAGCGCGGGATGACCTCCGGGCAGCTCGCCATCGCGTACGTGCTCGCGCGCCAGCCGGGCTTCGTGCCGGTGGTGGGGGCGCGCAAGGTGGCGCAGCTGGAGGACGCGCTGGGGGCGCTCGAGCGGCCGCTCTCGCCGGAGGACGTGGCGGCGCTCGAGCGCCTGGGCGCGCTGGAGGGCTCGCGCTACGGCGCGCAGCAGATGCGCGACCTGGACAGCGAGCGCGGCGGCGGCGCTAGGCCTTGA
- a CDS encoding PAS domain S-box protein: protein MTAAALHDEKRRLETLHGYALLDTPPDAALDDLTRVAAALCAAPIAFICLLDGTRSWFKARHGTCVTQVPRELAFCHYLPRDGTPLLVEDATQDLRFARSPLVTGEPHVRFYAGVPLRSPDGHTLGGLCVLDVRPRTLEAATLEALQALARQVMALLEQRRAAPPLLHGARAARGPAEAVAHLTLLDAALRALAQPTLSAGGLMLEVAEGARELTWAATALVTLREGEGCLTRCAGDVPEDLRPLVADGKQLEAPLLLGDCRADARTDGGLIDRARAAARGVASLAAAPLVLDGTRGGVLEVTSPLPHAFGERDLRTLQLLAHGAGMALARLRAVGGLALALEEQRRSEALFRSTFEHSPLGLVLVHPDGHLLRVNRAVCELFGYEEHEVLGQSAGRFVWPELEGWELPGVRELHDGTRTSFQVDRRYLHKSGRPLLARLTMSLVRDAEGAPLHYLGQLEDTSAATAAMETLMQQAELLEAAHDAIMGTDLDGRVTYWNRAAEELYGFRAQEALGQLSQELLHSQLPASPEQLREEFHRTGRWEGELGQTARDGRRLVVSSRWSLRRDAAGRPLGVLAVNRDVTARREAQDALARSEESLAATLRSLTEGVIVTDPDERVTRMNPAAEALTGLRFALAQGQRLSEVFPLVDELSGEALESPVQRAMRARAPVELADRASLRDRAGQRVPVAASGAPLRDARGQVAGGVLVFRDVTQERRAHDELRRKEQEFRQLIDLLPDAVIILRAERVLYANAALARLLGRGSPQALVGEDVGALVHPADRERMRKQAAQLPQRASGERAMSELRFARADGEELVVEVAPLQLRGFEGGPAVMLVGRDLTERRKLQQRLLLADRMASVGTLAAGVAHEINNPLAFVIGNLAFLEEELRELSCALADPAAQARLAEGRQALSEASQGAERVRLIVKDLHTFSRADEAQKGRLDVRRALESSIAMTGNVVRHRARLVRELAEVPAVWANEARLGQVFVNLLVNAAHAIPEGLPPASGVAAHEIHVRTRSAGPWVVVEVQDTGVGIAPQHRSRIFDPFFTTKPVGQGTGLGLAICHGIVTALGGKIELESEVGLGTTFRVLLPACAEGGASAPQALPAPPPARPALRGRVLVLDDEVHVGALVRRLFSGELEVVTETSPRQALARIASGEHYDAMLCDVMMPEMAGPDVHAEVSRLAPALASRMLFVTGGAFSPRAQAFLAGLPPGGFLTKPFELPKLRERLQTLVARREGC, encoded by the coding sequence ATGACCGCAGCGGCCCTCCACGACGAGAAGCGCAGGCTCGAGACGCTGCACGGCTACGCGCTGCTGGACACGCCGCCGGACGCGGCGCTGGACGATCTCACGCGCGTGGCGGCGGCGCTGTGCGCGGCGCCCATCGCCTTCATCTGTCTGCTGGACGGGACGCGCAGCTGGTTCAAGGCCCGCCACGGGACCTGCGTGACGCAGGTGCCGCGCGAGCTCGCCTTCTGCCACTACCTGCCGCGCGACGGCACCCCGCTGCTGGTGGAGGACGCGACGCAGGACCTGCGCTTTGCCCGCAGCCCGCTCGTCACCGGCGAGCCCCACGTGCGCTTCTACGCGGGCGTGCCCCTGCGCAGCCCGGACGGCCACACCCTGGGCGGGCTGTGCGTGCTGGACGTGCGGCCGCGCACGCTCGAGGCCGCAACGCTCGAGGCGCTGCAGGCGCTCGCGCGCCAGGTGATGGCGCTGCTCGAGCAGCGACGCGCAGCACCGCCGCTGCTGCACGGAGCGCGAGCGGCGCGGGGCCCGGCGGAAGCGGTGGCGCACCTGACGCTGCTGGACGCGGCGCTGCGGGCGCTCGCGCAGCCCACGCTGTCGGCCGGAGGGCTGATGCTCGAGGTGGCCGAGGGCGCGCGCGAGCTGACCTGGGCCGCCACCGCGCTCGTCACGCTGCGCGAGGGCGAGGGCTGCCTCACCCGCTGCGCAGGCGACGTGCCGGAGGACCTGCGGCCCCTCGTCGCCGACGGCAAGCAGCTGGAGGCCCCGCTGCTGCTGGGCGACTGCCGGGCGGACGCGCGGACCGACGGGGGGCTCATCGACAGGGCGCGGGCCGCGGCGCGCGGGGTGGCGAGCCTCGCCGCGGCGCCGCTGGTGCTGGACGGCACGCGCGGCGGCGTGCTCGAGGTGACCAGCCCCCTGCCCCACGCCTTCGGCGAGCGCGACCTGCGCACCCTGCAGCTGCTCGCGCACGGGGCGGGCATGGCGCTCGCGCGGCTGCGCGCGGTGGGCGGCCTCGCGCTCGCGCTGGAGGAGCAGCGGCGCAGCGAGGCGCTGTTCCGCTCCACCTTCGAGCACTCTCCGCTGGGGCTGGTGCTCGTCCACCCGGACGGGCACCTGCTGCGCGTGAACCGCGCGGTGTGCGAGCTGTTCGGCTACGAGGAGCACGAGGTGCTGGGGCAGTCCGCAGGCCGCTTCGTCTGGCCGGAGCTGGAGGGCTGGGAGCTGCCGGGGGTGCGAGAGCTGCACGACGGCACGCGCACCTCGTTCCAGGTGGACCGCCGCTACCTGCACAAGAGCGGGCGGCCCCTGCTCGCGCGCCTCACCATGTCCCTGGTGCGCGACGCCGAGGGCGCCCCGCTGCACTACCTCGGCCAGCTGGAGGACACCTCCGCGGCCACCGCTGCCATGGAGACGCTGATGCAGCAGGCGGAGCTGCTCGAGGCGGCCCACGACGCCATCATGGGCACGGACCTGGACGGCCGGGTGACCTACTGGAACCGCGCCGCCGAGGAGCTCTACGGCTTCCGCGCGCAGGAGGCGCTGGGCCAGCTGAGCCAGGAGCTGCTGCACTCGCAGCTCCCCGCGTCCCCCGAGCAGCTGCGCGAGGAGTTCCACCGCACGGGGCGCTGGGAGGGCGAGCTCGGGCAGACGGCGCGCGACGGCCGGCGCCTCGTGGTGAGCAGCCGCTGGAGCCTGCGCCGCGACGCCGCGGGCCGCCCGCTCGGCGTGCTCGCGGTGAACCGCGACGTGACGGCCCGGCGCGAGGCGCAGGACGCGCTCGCGCGCAGCGAGGAGAGCCTCGCCGCCACCCTGCGCTCGCTCACCGAGGGCGTCATCGTCACCGACCCCGACGAGCGCGTCACCCGCATGAACCCCGCCGCCGAAGCGCTCACCGGCCTCCGCTTCGCGCTCGCGCAGGGGCAGCGGCTCTCCGAGGTGTTCCCACTCGTGGACGAGCTGAGCGGCGAGGCGCTGGAGAGCCCCGTGCAGCGGGCGATGCGCGCGCGCGCCCCGGTGGAGCTCGCGGACCGGGCCAGCCTGCGGGACCGCGCGGGCCAGCGCGTGCCGGTGGCGGCGAGCGGCGCGCCCCTGCGGGACGCGCGCGGCCAGGTGGCCGGGGGCGTGCTGGTGTTCCGCGACGTGACCCAGGAGCGTCGCGCGCACGACGAGCTGCGGCGCAAGGAGCAGGAGTTCCGCCAGCTCATCGACCTGCTGCCGGACGCGGTGATCATCCTGCGCGCGGAGCGCGTGCTGTACGCGAACGCGGCGCTCGCGCGGCTGCTGGGGCGCGGCAGCCCGCAGGCGCTGGTGGGCGAGGACGTGGGCGCGCTCGTGCACCCCGCGGACCGCGAGCGGATGCGCAAGCAGGCCGCCCAGCTGCCGCAGCGCGCCTCGGGCGAGCGCGCGATGAGCGAGCTGCGCTTCGCCCGCGCGGACGGCGAGGAGCTGGTGGTGGAGGTGGCGCCCCTGCAGCTGCGCGGCTTCGAGGGCGGGCCCGCGGTGATGCTGGTGGGGCGCGACCTCACCGAGCGGCGCAAGCTGCAGCAGCGCCTGCTGCTCGCGGACCGCATGGCCAGCGTGGGCACGCTGGCGGCCGGCGTGGCGCACGAGATCAACAACCCGCTCGCCTTCGTCATCGGCAACCTCGCCTTCCTCGAGGAGGAGCTGCGCGAGCTCTCCTGCGCGCTCGCGGACCCCGCCGCCCAGGCGCGCCTCGCCGAGGGGCGCCAGGCGCTGAGCGAGGCGAGCCAGGGCGCCGAGCGGGTGCGGCTCATCGTGAAGGACCTGCACACCTTCAGCCGCGCGGACGAGGCGCAGAAGGGGCGGCTGGACGTGCGCCGCGCGCTGGAGTCCAGCATCGCCATGACGGGCAACGTGGTGCGCCACCGCGCGCGCCTGGTGCGCGAGCTCGCCGAGGTGCCCGCGGTGTGGGCGAACGAGGCGCGGCTCGGCCAGGTGTTCGTGAACCTGCTGGTGAACGCCGCGCACGCCATCCCCGAGGGGCTGCCCCCGGCGAGCGGCGTCGCGGCGCACGAGATCCACGTGCGCACCCGCAGCGCGGGGCCCTGGGTGGTGGTGGAGGTGCAGGACACGGGCGTGGGCATCGCGCCGCAGCACCGCTCGCGCATCTTCGACCCCTTCTTCACCACCAAGCCGGTGGGCCAGGGCACGGGGCTGGGGCTCGCCATCTGCCACGGCATCGTCACCGCGCTGGGCGGGAAGATCGAGCTGGAGAGCGAGGTGGGCCTGGGCACCACCTTCCGGGTGCTGCTGCCCGCCTGCGCGGAAGGGGGCGCGAGCGCGCCCCAGGCCCTGCCCGCGCCGCCCCCTGCGCGCCCCGCGCTGCGCGGACGGGTGCTGGTGCTGGACGACGAGGTCCACGTGGGCGCCCTGGTGCGCCGGCTCTTCAGCGGCGAGCTGGAGGTGGTGACGGAGACCAGCCCCCGCCAGGCGCTCGCGCGCATCGCCTCCGGCGAGCACTACGACGCCATGCTCTGCGACGTGATGATGCCGGAGATGGCCGGCCCGGACGTGCACGCGGAGGTGAGCCGCCTCGCCCCCGCGCTCGCCTCCCGCATGCTCTTCGTCACCGGGGGCGCCTTCAGCCCGCGCGCCCAGGCGTTCCTCGCGGGCCTGCCGCCCGGCGGGTTCCTCACCAAACCCTTCGAGCTGCCGAAGCTGCGCGAGCGGCTGCAGACGCTGGTAGCGCGGCGCGAGGGGTGCTAG